From a region of the Sminthopsis crassicaudata isolate SCR6 chromosome 6, ASM4859323v1, whole genome shotgun sequence genome:
- the RBM14 gene encoding RNA-binding protein 14 isoform X3, with translation MKIFVGNVDGADTTPEELAALFSRFGTVMSCAVMKQFAFVHVREAAGALRAIEALHGHELRPGRALVVEMSRPRPLNTWKIFVGNVSAACTSQELRSLFERHGPVIECDVVKDYAFVHMEKEADAKAAIEQLNGKEVKGKRINVELSIKGMVPTGA, from the exons ATGAAGATCTTTGTGGGGAACGTAGATGGGGCGGACACGACCCCGGAGGAGCTCGCGGCCCTCTTCTCGCGCTTCGGCACCGTCATGAGCTGCGCCGTCATGAAGCAGTTCGCTTTCGTGCACGTGCGCGAGGCCGCGGGCGCGCTGCGCGCCATCGAGGCCCTGCACGGCCACGAGCTCCGGCCGGGGCGCGCCCTCGTGGTGGAGATGTCGCGGCCGCGGCCTCTCAACACTTGGAAAATTTTCGTGGGGAACGTGTCGGCCGCGTGCACGAGCCAGGAGCTGCGCAGCCTCTTCGAGCGCCACGGGCCCGTCATCGAGTGTGACGTGGTCAAAG ACTATGCGTTTGTTCACATGGAAAAGGAAGCAGACGCCAAAGCCGCCATCGAGCAGCTCAACGGCAAGGAAGTGAAGGGCAAGCGCATCAACGTGGAGCTTTCCATCAAAG
- the RBM14 gene encoding RNA-binding protein 14 isoform X5, whose protein sequence is MKIFVGNVDGADTTPEELAALFSRFGTVMSCAVMKQFAFVHVREAAGALRAIEALHGHELRPGRALVVEMSRPRPLNTWKIFVGNVSAACTSQELRSLFERHGPVIECDVVKGDGRVS, encoded by the coding sequence ATGAAGATCTTTGTGGGGAACGTAGATGGGGCGGACACGACCCCGGAGGAGCTCGCGGCCCTCTTCTCGCGCTTCGGCACCGTCATGAGCTGCGCCGTCATGAAGCAGTTCGCTTTCGTGCACGTGCGCGAGGCCGCGGGCGCGCTGCGCGCCATCGAGGCCCTGCACGGCCACGAGCTCCGGCCGGGGCGCGCCCTCGTGGTGGAGATGTCGCGGCCGCGGCCTCTCAACACTTGGAAAATTTTCGTGGGGAACGTGTCGGCCGCGTGCACGAGCCAGGAGCTGCGCAGCCTCTTCGAGCGCCACGGGCCCGTCATCGAGTGTGACGTGGTCAAAG
- the RBM14 gene encoding RNA-binding protein 14 isoform X4 has product MKIFVGNVDGADTTPEELAALFSRFGTVMSCAVMKQFAFVHVREAAGALRAIEALHGHELRPGRALVVEMSRPRPLNTWKIFVGNVSAACTSQELRSLFERHGPVIECDVVKDYAFVHMEKEADAKAAIEQLNGKEVKGKRINVELSIKGDGRVS; this is encoded by the exons ATGAAGATCTTTGTGGGGAACGTAGATGGGGCGGACACGACCCCGGAGGAGCTCGCGGCCCTCTTCTCGCGCTTCGGCACCGTCATGAGCTGCGCCGTCATGAAGCAGTTCGCTTTCGTGCACGTGCGCGAGGCCGCGGGCGCGCTGCGCGCCATCGAGGCCCTGCACGGCCACGAGCTCCGGCCGGGGCGCGCCCTCGTGGTGGAGATGTCGCGGCCGCGGCCTCTCAACACTTGGAAAATTTTCGTGGGGAACGTGTCGGCCGCGTGCACGAGCCAGGAGCTGCGCAGCCTCTTCGAGCGCCACGGGCCCGTCATCGAGTGTGACGTGGTCAAAG ACTATGCGTTTGTTCACATGGAAAAGGAAGCAGACGCCAAAGCCGCCATCGAGCAGCTCAACGGCAAGGAAGTGAAGGGCAAGCGCATCAACGTGGAGCTTTCCATCAAAG